The window GAGCAATGGTTACTGCAGCAAACAAACAGAGGGGAATACCACTGCTAGTGCTATCGACTATCGTGGTTGCACTTGCATAAAAGGTGAAAACATTAGCTACTCCAGTTGTGCCATTATAGGCAATATATCAGTAAATAGGACAATAAAGACTTCTGCACACACTTTACCTTGAACTGAAGCCAATTGGGAAAATGGGAGTAAACTGGCCTCATGTTGAAAAGAGAGAATACTGTTTATTTTCTCACGATCCAATGTTTTCAGATGATAGGGTGAAAACGCAAACCTTTATGCCACAAAATTTACTGATCTTATGATATAATCATTGGAATCCATCCATTCGTGGAATTCATTGGTAGTGAAATCTGAAAAAGATGTTTGCACTAAAATTTAGGGCTCTGAAAATAAAGGGGGTTACAGTAGCCTGTTCTGTTATTTTTACGCCATTTTCTTAGATTCGGGCCAAAGGTTCTGTAGACCCCTGAAAAATTTCCGCAGACAACATCAATTTGGGTTACCTGTCCCGGTGTTGATCCTATGGCATTATCGAAAAGGCCCCATGCCTGTCCCGACGAACGTTTTCCTGACGCAGCATTTTGCCCCTCCCAAATCCCGCTAAAATATTGGTGTCTATTATGAAAATCCTGTCTGTTTTCGGATCCCTGCATCCCGAAAACAACCCCCTTTATAATTGATTAATCCTGATCACATTTTGTTGGCTACCAAATTTTagttatacagtggaacctcccttagcggacacctctctataaggacaacctctctatagaggacactggttttggtcccaaattggttgttttcatttaatttgacctctctaatcaggtcaCTTCTCTATTATAAAGGACAGTACTGgtcagtccggagggtgtccttaatagagaggttctactgtgctaATTATTCTAATTTTTCTTTCTTCCGTAGTAGATCATGTAAACCCTGGATTTGAGGAGGCGGAAGGACCATGGGATAACAATATCGACAACAATGGTAATGCTGAGCTTCGGCACCGCAAGCCGAACATATATCGTCAATCCAGTGCTCCCGATGCCAATGACCTCCTCAGTATGATGCCCAGTAGGCACAAGGAAAGAGGATTGTGTGAGTTTCGTGCCATAATTTCAGTACTGCAATACTGCATACTGGGAAATTTTCGTGTGCATCATAAGTTAAATAATGATGCTATTTTACACATTTCCGGTCAATTATTGCTTTTGGGTTAATAATACAAATTAGTGCGCTTCGTTAGGCCTTGTCAAGGGAGGAAAACCAGCCAGGGTCATACCTCCTCTACTAGGAAGGTGGAAGGTGTAGGAAATCTCAAGCCTCCAGAAACTTGCCCTATCGTTTCCCTCCTGGTTGAATCCAACATGGCCACCGCTGGTTGAGACTCTCCTTATAATTTAGGACAGCTACTTCCTTATCTCACACCCAAAATTTATGATACATTCAGGAAATTTGTAAAATGGCCTGCTTGAATGTTtctgaattttatttttatgacgTTAAAAACCTTTTTTACTGGTTGCTGGTGGACACTGGTGGATGTTTTCAATATAAACCTGAAGATATTGTTGACATTTGCGATTCTTTCAATCATCCACAGCAAGAAAACATGCCACAGCCAATGACGACATCCACAGGTCTGCCACACGGAAAAAACTCCAACGACAGAATACCATGTATCAAACGTTACGTGGGAAGCCAGATGAAGATGTCCTCGACAGCATCATCCAGGATATCGGTACAGATCCGAAGATGACGGCATCTGACGTCAAACGTGATGACCACATACGAAGCATACCTACCAACCTGACAAACAGAAAGACAATAAGGTGAGTTGTCACAGGGCGTCTCGCAAAATATACCTCTTGCTtggctatacatgtaggtattatTGTTTGATTTATAAGGCATTTTTCGCAAGTGGTCATCGCCCAAATTTGGCATACACCGTGCTTTTGTTCTCACTGGGCATCTTAGAAGAATATACCTCTTGCTTTGTGATAGGTTGTATTGATGTCGTCAAAAACTCATTTTACAGGgcatttttcaaaagtggtcGTTACCAAAATTTGGTGAACACCTGGCTTTAAGCAATGCTGCCAAAATTCAGGGACTCGTATCAAAATGTGTTTGAGCAATATTTCCTCATAAGACAACATGAGTTTGTGATGACACAATATGACTAACTGCCCAATTGATGTTTGATGAATTTCTCTTTGATTGCCTCAAACTGAGACAATTGCCAATTGACAGCTTGTCACCAATCAGTTGGTGTGAAAAAAGACAATACCActtgcattactgtggtgtagTACTCGAGCTGCAGCTGTAATGTCTTCAGCATTTGATAAGAAACTGCTGCTATCATCAATAGGATACCTTGCATGAAGATCTGTTGGCTAGGAATTTTCTAATTGGCCTCCACAACTCAATACTGTTATGTTATTTGGGACATAAGGAGACAAGCTTGCAGATTTTGTCGAAGACATTTCTATGAGGACGACTTTGTTTCTTGTTCCAAAACCATCTTTTGGGATTTTTTCGGCATTGTTAATCCATCTGCGTAAAATTGTGGTCTTTGTACAATGGGGGAATTCGAGAAATCTGAACAGTATGCCAGGATCACAGCTCAGGATGTGAGGAAGACACCCATAATGGGTAAAACTCAGCATACAAAACATCTGTCTGTTAGGTATACAATATTCGTAAAACATCTGTGTGATAAGTACATGTTTGTATTTTGTCCTTTTTATCTTGTCTGCTTTAATATTTTACATATATTTTATTTAACTTGTGAAGTACTTGCATACCAATTTAACATTGATGTTTAACTCTTTTGCAACTGCACCCGGTATTTACCGGGTCTGTGCACCGCATACTATTTGCCCCCAGTAATCCGAACTGCCAAATCATCCCCAAGTTCTATCATTTGCTCGAGTCCCTATAGGTTTTTGGTTGGTTACACCAGAAAAAACAGAAATGGCAGCACTGTACTCAATTCATTGAAGACCTTAGCCCTGAgagctattttacaatgaatttgTTTCTAAGTCAGGTTAGGATCCAGGCGGCCCAGTCTTTACCGGGTGCGGGCCAGGAGTACTATACACTATCAAAACCCGCCGGTATCGAAATAGTCAAAAGAGTGTTTCGATAGAATGTTGGGTTCTCATTGTGATAATGATTACAGAGTTCTTGTAATTTAGTGGCAATTTTGAGGATGGATCAGAAAATGTACTCACTTATTCTACAAACGAAGACTTTTGATTGTTTATCAGGAGTGCCACCTGTACATGAACTCCGTAACTTCATTGGTGACAGCTTGGCATTACTTCATAATAGTCCTCCTTTAACTCTTTAGGAATGGCCAACGGCTAGATGTGCTACAAGGAGCTCATAACATGTTCTCTTTTTCCAAAATTTCttccaaaatttaaaaaacgtgACTGTAAAGGAAATGTCACGGCATGAGAAATAAATAATAATTTCTTATTTGCAGACGGAGGGTGAGCAATTTCGATAGGACTGAAGTGTTAAATGTAGCCAGGCCGGGAACGTTAAAGAGGGTGAAATACAACATGCAACTTGTGAGTACTTGGTATACGGGTGTTTTGGAATGCTGTCTACTGCTACACCACTGAACCTTGACCATGACCCATGTTTATACATATATTACCAATTGTCCGATCAGGCTTTAGGCCCTTCGTTTATAGTGGAAATATACTTGCCACGTAACCATTCCCATAAACACTTTGTCATCGTTTCCTCTGGCCATGGTCCCTACCCTGTTCAATGCATGCAGTCGGATTGGAGGGGCATCCTGAACAACCATCTCAACCCAAGGAATGTGTCAACTCACTGGGAGTATGCAGTCCGGCTGCCTCTGAGCGCTAGGGTTCAGCATTCATGGCTATCTCTGCCAGCTCGGTACCCATTCACTCCTGGGTGAAGAGAAGCAAGTAGTGTTAAGTGACTTGATCAAGGAAACAAGGTCATTCACATTGTAAGTCTGGTGCCCAAATGACCATGCCAATGATCTCCCTAAAATggtgtttttaatgaaatttacTGGATATTGCCGATAGAGCAACTCAGCCCTGATTTGTTCATGGGTAATTTTATGCTTGTGCTTTTCCAGGGCTTCAGAACTGTGCGTCTGGGGATAAGAGATACGCTGTACAGATTTGATCTCTGGCACTCACATCTGCATCTCATTGAGGGGCACTTTGGCACAGGTTCGTATAAAGTTATTAAGATTACAAATGATTTTCTTAGATTCTTCTTCTCtgtgttttgaatttttgagatgGACGCATTCCATGGGTGTGCGTAGGGACTCAATGGTGGCGTGGTGGAGTTTTATTTTGGAGTCACCTTCTCCTAGATGTCTTGCTGTCCAAGGCAAACGAGTGACATCTCCATTGCCCTTCCCCCTCCAGACCAAAAAATCTACCACATCCCGTGAATGGctcaaatttgtcaatttttGGATTCATAAATAGCAAAAGTGCTCCGTGGCACTCTGGTTAATAATAGTGCAGGTAGTATAACTGACAAAGTTGATGTCAAGTCTCTGTCACAATATGCAAGATTTTTTCCAAGATCCGGATGACAAGTGATTATCATGTCACACGAGTGCAGGGCGCTATTTCCATGTTGCTCATCTTTCCAGGTGTGGTGTCGTATTTTACATTCCTGCGGACGCTGCTGTTTCTTAACATCCCCGTGTTCCTCCTCTCCGTCTCGTTTATCATCATTCCGCAGATGCTCTACAGATTCTACCAGCAAGACCCGACCGGATATGTCAGCAATCAAAATTTCACGGGAAGGGAGCTCCTCACTGGTGCCGTAAGTACGGAAAAAGTATCTTATTGTAACCATTGTAGGCCAGGGTCCAGTTGCTCAACCAGCAAATGTATTTCATCTATGGTGAATATTTCTCTGTGAATTCTAACGATTTTCCCCAACTGGTACACCCCCATGCCTTGCAGGCTAATCTTACCCCCAGAGAGCCCTTGTAGAGACCAGGCTGAATATAATCCCAGTGCACTTGTGTCGGAGCAAGCACTGGACCTGGAACTGgcatgtgacccgtcacaacaaaaccaggcgcatgttgctctgagcttagCAGGTTGCgacggactggttgtttatTTCACTGTTGTGTATCATTTGTGAAATTTGTGTGCCAAAAATCTTCCATTATCTCTtagtgtcatttaggctcatcttctatGCGACATGCACCCGGTTTTGCTGCGACAGTCCCATAAAATAATGTATGTCCTCCTGTTTCAGGGTTGGTTTGAGGCCACGGAAATGTACTATGGTTCTTACATCAACGGTACGATCAATGTTTTCTCAGGCCACAGCAATGGCAGTTGGCTAGGATTAACAGGACTCTCGTATGACATGGCGTACGCCTACTTGCTCACGTCTGGTGGATTCTATCTGCTGTGTCTCCTAATCTTGGCAAGATCGTAAGTTCTGAGTCATGAtagctaaaaaaggttcaatTTTGGGGTTGGTAGTATGATATCAAGTAATTTCTGAGTATTGGTTGCTAAAAAGAGTTTAAATTTTGGGGTTTAGAGTATAAAATCAACTACGGTAGatgttatcatccgactttacactcTAACCCGGTCTGTCCTCTATCTTTCCGTAGACTTTAGATAAACTGCTCAATCAGAGCTCCTATCAGTTCTGACCGGCACCCTTTtctacacctgggtggagtaaggcaagatacatgtagacaaagagacctgcctagagtctcatGCTAACTGTGGGAATTGAACCAAGGACCTCTTGACCACTGTTGAGAATCCAATCCACTAGACTAAAACGACTCCTTTGATGCTTGTAATGCCTTTTTTCTAAAACAATTGATATTTTCCtaaaaattttattttattttttaagaatttgatattttcctTCAGTTTGGCGCGGTCATACAGGAAAAACTTCATCGAAGCTAGTGGTGAGGTTGCGTATCACTACATGGGGAAGGTGCTGTGTGGATGGGACTTCAGCATCAACCAACCAAATACTGCTAAACTCAAGCATAAGGCCATCTATAATGAACTTAAGGTAAGtaaaaaaagtgttttcagatagatctggccaaaggtaattggctgacctcttgtctctAAACTGTAATAGTATGTTATACAGCCCTGGGCAGTCGGTGTCATACTATACCGcctttagttgacaccgtgacaGAGATTTTGTCAGGCCTACATTAAGGATAATCTGGTGTCGTGCATCACCACTGTGTTTTgttaaatgtgatctggtcacattcctgagttcaacttgGTACCTTCGGCCAGAACGATTTGAAAAGCCCAATATTCTGATTTTTTATACTGGTGAACAAAGAAGTCGAAACCAAGAGCCAAGTTTCAAATCTTACATGAAAATTGGAAGGTGGAAAGGATCTGTTGGTCAGTGGTTCTCATTTTGTCATTCGAAAAAGAATCAGCCAGGCATTTCAGCTTCAACCTTTCGTGTGCGTCCGTTGGATCCCAATGGGTAAAAACGACTTCGCTGTCAGTTGGACCACAACAAACGCCATCTGTGGCGATGAGGTTTATACATTTTGTCGATCACTCCGGTTGAATCTGTTTGTTTTTTCCAGGAATATCTCTCAAGCTCTCgcaaagagaaaaagaagaggACATGTGGACAAATATGTTGCCTCGTGTTTCTACGCACAGTCACTAATCTGTTAGTGTTGGCGCTCATAGGTGGCTCTGGCTACCTCATCTGGTACATATCAATCACCAGGTCAATACAGGTGAGAAAGTTCTTGTCCTTGTCGTTTTTGTGCAGCTGAATTTTGTACCTGTTTTGGTGTAGCCAACTAGGTTTCTTTTAGTGCAACTCACCATTGTGGGTAGAGGCCTATCGAATCCACTTGGAGGCTAGTTTTGCAAtgggccaacatttttttttaaaacataaaattttcatgattGCTATTTTGTcggattacaaaatttctttcagATTTCCAATTCAAAAATATCTTCTTGCAATTTATATTTTTGCGATTCATGTAGCCAGGTTATCCCCAAAAAAACACCCACTAAAATTTGCTGACTTACAGTATGTCTTCAAAACCCTAAAAGTCTAAAGGAAAAACTGCCTCAACATTTCAATTGATCAGTATCTTCATTAGTTGAAAGGAAACTATAGGCAGTagccaggtaggcaagataaaattacaaaaaaaacccagtaggggtctctcctatctcacctTACATCAAAACCAATCAGGCTTGTACGAGGAAGATATCAATAACTGAATCATACACAAACAAGTCCCTGAACTGTGCATATAATTCTcctgaagaccaccaatttaACCCCCTAGCTCATGCCTACATTCCCCCTTTAATAATACGTTTTTtatccaaatttcagaatgACATAGATGTGTTGAGTGAAATGGCGATGCCTCTGTGTATATCTGCATTTAACCTGATCTTGCCTATCGCGTTCAGCATCATTGGTGCAGTGGAGCAGTGGGAGAGACCAAAGGTGGAGCTGTACCTCACAATGCTCAGGTAATcttttgatttctttcattgGAGTGAAAGATTGGGAGGTTGAGTACCTAATCCCATGCTCTTAACTCCTAGCTTTAGGCAAGTCAGTTATCCCTGTGGGTCACTCCCAAAGTCAAAGTAGTATCACCTACATATATATGTCCCAGTTGACTCTCGCAGTAATAGAGAGGTGAATTTTGGAGCTGGTTGGTGGGTGttatgaagaaaaagaaaatacgcATTCCACATTTGAGAAATGGGTTTGTAGTGGGCCCGTGATGCAAAGTATTAAATTAGTGGGGAGAAGAGAAGTTGCCCTAGTCAAGCAGACACAGAACTTCTCATAACGTCTTCCTTGTCTCTCCATTTTTGCAGAACGATAAGTTTGAAGGGTGTCAACCTTGGTGTTCTCATCTTCTTCTGGTACAAGAATGTCAGCTGTACGACCCCTGAGGACAAGAGTCAATATACAAAAAATAGCAGGTGTATTGGCGTGAgtatcattttcttcttcttctgcatccAGAATTGTTGTGATGCACGGTAGACGGTCAGTTCGTTTTTGGTAACAAAGTCGGCTGTCCTTGTGAGTTCCACCACAGaaccccagagctttgtggtcaaggTGGCACCCTTTGGCAAGGTATTCCTCTCAATTCTTtatcagggagcaggtctgaagcacatgagctggagTAGGGTCTCCAGCTCCACATTCATATTGAGCCGATTCGTATAAAGCCTATTCTGTGAAGGTGTTGCCTGAGTCGGCTGTGCCCTGTTCATGAGTATCATATGAAATTTCTTAATTTTATTCAGTGTTCTTTTTGTACCAAGTGTTTTTCTCATTGGAGTATTTTTCCTCCAAGGTAGGATGAACATTTTTACGGTCCTGACTACAGTTTATAGGTTCTCGTTTGGTTTATTGGTCTAAGGACTCTGCTTCCCCCAGGGTCCATtgtaagctactcatgtttatcacttggtggggtcttttacCAAATGTATTGCCATCCTTTAAATAGCTTATCATAAGTCGATATCTCTTACATTTCAGTGCTGGGAGACCTTTATGGGTGAGGAAATCTACCGCCTTGTCATTGTCGATTTCATCGTGTCACTTCTGGTGACGTTTGTGGCCGAGTTTCTTCGGAGTGTGATGGCAAAAGGCTGCTGTAAATTACTTGGGAGTCCGGAATTTGAGATTGGAAGGAATACGCTCAATCTTATTTACTCTCAGGCATTGTGTTGGTAGGTTTTGTGGTTGTCTACCTTTATGAATAGCACCGCGCAAACAAGATATTTAAATTGCAACTCCTAACAAAAGATCGAAAGGATCTCCCGTCTGTGGGTAAAACCGGTAATCGATAGGTTGGATACTGGCACGCAGGTCACTACGACACCACAAATCGGCGATTATCGTAAATGAGCAATCAATCTTTTGATCAATTTTGTCTCAAAAGACGTTCTCTCAGTTACTTTTgttgctttgaaaattttccatTCTTGAAAACGACTTTGCACTCTCAACAGGATTTTTCGCGGTTACACTCTAGACCCCTTTATTTTCACCTGTCtgatattttcataaatttcGCATACAAAACGTGAAAATGACCAAGCAATGGTTTTATCATTGAAAAGTCACTCCATTCTCGAAATTAATGACAGTAAAGTTGTAAATTTTCATTAAAAGTTCAGACCTGCAGAAATAAAGCCATTTACAGTTCAATGTTTTCCTTATCTCGTTGAATGAACTACCAATGTTCATATTTATGTTTCAGGCTGGGTCATTTCTACTGCCCCGTGCTGTCTTTCATTCAAATAATTAAATTAGTTGTGATATTCTATGTGAAAAGGGTGAGTACCGAACACGCTTGCTTGAATCAGACATCATTTTTGACATTGTTCCTAGTCTTAGGTATTCTTGTTTTGAGTGTGGCAGACAGAGACCACTACATTGGGAACGATGGTCAGAACAACAGAAAAACACCTTGGTGAGTCATCAAGTTTTCCTCTCGGAGGTGGACACCATCTTGTTTTATATGATGACActttttggcaagatttctaCCTGTAATTTCTCTTTCCCTAGTGGTCTTTGCAAACCAGTTCTTCGACACACTTGAAAAATAGCTCAGAATGTGCATGTCGGTAATTCTCGGCAGACAATGGAAAGACAATGCAAGAGAGAGAAATCACTGGCACTCATGACTCAgcaaaatttgtacaaaggCATGGACGCCGATATTGACGCTTAAAGCAATTACCACTGCCAATGCATGTTGTTCTGTCAAGCATTCTTAAAGGCCTAAGCCATttgtcaaaaatttgaaatttgttattggaATTTGTAAATTTCCTCAAAACATACTAAATATGAATTATAACTTTTCCGTTGTGTTGACAGATGTACACATAGTtgtataccaagtttcagctaagGTGCATGTATGATTaatacacaacagcattgtatATAACTGCTTCAAATCAAATCAGATTGGATTTTACATAACTGCTTCTCTGTTTTCCTGATCTACAACCCCATTTTAACGGCGCACGCCTTTAATTTTGTTGGCCGCATGAGCTATTTCTTAAACTCACCATTGTTAACTTGCATGAGGAATTAGTTCGATCGTTTAGAATGACACTTCATTTTGTAACGTCAATAGTAAATTTTTTTTGTACCACTTTCATGGGGTGAAGGTCACTGAGAGAGAATTGTTGGATTCCTGTCTGCAAGATTTGTTGCTTCCAAACACTGTTTGTTGTCCTCTACTATGCCGTAATCCTGAACACTGGTGTTCCTCAACTAGGGTGTTGTAATATTGCTTGAATAAATGCCAAACTTCCTTTGTTCCTGTTGCCTTAGCACGCTTAttttatttgttggattatGGAATTCCCTCACATTAGAAACCCGCAAGtggaaaaaaaaatgttccacTGCCCAAATTCTATACAGAAGTGATAATTTTTTTCCTGCCGACAGTCAGTGTTAGGCATTATGTGCATGTCCGTGGTCACAGAATGCCACACACCCAGAATGCCATGTTCTAACATCATGGCGGATAGGTTTGTTGACGGCATTGCCCATGTTGAGGATGAATGGATGGTCCCCATGTCAATATCTCTCCAATTCCCGTCTTTCTTATTGAGTTAAACATGTAAAATTGTAAgaaattgtttttcttttccTCCTCACTTGATGTATTATTTTACTGCCAATGCGATGCGTTAACTTTGAATGAATTGTTTAAACAACAAATTGAGGGTTGGTTTTTTCCCTCCACAATCATTTTGAAAGGAAAATCTGTAATCCAATGAATAAAAATAAGGGTGGCCTTAGACACTTTTAAGTTTTTTGACGCCAAACTTTCACACGGCATCCCCAACACCATTTTAACTAATGCTTTCTATATTTCCCTCCAGCTGAGCATTACGATGAACTATGTTCTTAGGCTGAGACACTTTATTTAGTTGTTTCATGCCAAACTTTCACACGGCACCCCAACACCATTTTAACTAATGCTTTCTATATTTCCCTCCAGCTGAGCGTTATGATGAACTGTGTTCCTTCCCAGAAGCCATGGCGTGCTGCACGAGCCCACACCATTTTCCTGGGATATTTATTTTGTGCTTATTTCATGATGTGCTCCTCCTTGGCTGTTAGCATTATTTTGTAAGTTGTGCTTTTTATGTCGTTTTCTATAAAGACAGGTCCTGACCCATTTGTTCAAGGCCCAACAACTGCACTCACAGTGTCCAAAAATCTGGGCCCGGTTGTC is drawn from Lineus longissimus chromosome 1, tnLinLong1.2, whole genome shotgun sequence and contains these coding sequences:
- the LOC135487866 gene encoding transmembrane channel-like protein 5 isoform X1: MDARQIPVQQSPGRARNQGSPSRSGYYQPSPSGSGHQQSPQRHQKNGGENIPLEQIDHVNPGFEEAEGPWDNNIDNNGNAELRHRKPNIYRQSSAPDANDLLSMMPSRHKERGLSRKHATANDDIHRSATRKKLQRQNTMYQTLRGKPDEDVLDSIIQDIGTDPKMTASDVKRDDHIRSIPTNLTNRKTIRRRVSNFDRTEVLNVARPGTLKRVKYNMQLGFRTVRLGIRDTLYRFDLWHSHLHLIEGHFGTGVVSYFTFLRTLLFLNIPVFLLSVSFIIIPQMLYRFYQQDPTGYVSNQNFTGRELLTGAGWFEATEMYYGSYINGTINVFSGHSNGSWLGLTGLSYDMAYAYLLTSGGFYLLCLLILARSLARSYRKNFIEASGEVAYHYMGKVLCGWDFSINQPNTAKLKHKAIYNELKEYLSSSRKEKKKRTCGQICCLVFLRTVTNLLVLALIGGSGYLIWYISITRSIQNDIDVLSEMAMPLCISAFNLILPIAFSIIGAVEQWERPKVELYLTMLRTISLKGVNLGVLIFFWYKNVSCTTPEDKSQYTKNSRCIGCWETFMGEEIYRLVIVDFIVSLLVTFVAEFLRSVMAKGCCKLLGSPEFEIGRNTLNLIYSQALCWLGHFYCPVLSFIQIIKLVVIFYVKRLSVMMNCVPSQKPWRAARAHTIFLGYLFCAYFMMCSSLAVSIILIKPSASCGPFRGLERPYDVILVLLDHVKEDHSIIDGILSFISSQGFIAACIVALCIGAYYLRMLGKTRYQMIGLLKHQVQLEGKDKVFLLRMYQEISKDIGGGLPSHKPLTVSDVQRDPSPNPRRRFVKTVLKESEEQRAHSSMLIADFKQEARDTHLLSTSTVDLTGGCHSPRLSPKIQRGDRITSVGSTDDISRTIGLVSVSGSSENILLPKGRTGDYENIWELKQKPVDSHHAESLNVSFMMVDEAKLKNPLYEDDDVGPAPRPMSVVGHQVSVEALPPVSDDHASSRASLNVSKPPPGPATYEAPRASGVDTTDFDPLPTEQVKSHHESDADPLAYHPQSSPSQDPVPPASYDPSEAIPPERHLKKMAWDSDVVGESLPGAYHDDQKHDSDARLENEENRHSHASDNRETQPKTLGSVTQEDGSSANYGPPVNYVEPPPPPMYDAPLPPNKGLSYGPPENYEPPPPPPGN
- the LOC135487866 gene encoding transmembrane channel-like protein 5 isoform X2, producing MDARQIPVQQSPGRARNQGSPSRSGYYQPSPSGSGHQQSPQRHQKNGGENIPLEQIDHVNPGFEEAEGPWDNNIDNNGNAELRHRKPNIYRQSSAPDANDLLSMMPSRHKERGLSRKHATANDDIHRSATRKKLQRQNTMYQTLRGKPDEDVLDSIIQDIGTDPKMTASDVKRDDHIRSIPTNLTNRKTIRRRVSNFDRTEVLNVARPGTLKRVKYNMQLGFRTVRLGIRDTLYRFDLWHSHLHLIEGHFGTGVVSYFTFLRTLLFLNIPVFLLSVSFIIIPQMLYRFYQQDPTGYVSNQNFTGRELLTGAGWFEATEMYYGSYINGTINVFSGHSNGSWLGLTGLSYDMAYAYLLTSGGFYLLCLLILARSLARSYRKNFIEASGEVAYHYMGKVLCGWDFSINQPNTAKLKHKAIYNELKEYLSSSRKEKKKRTCGQICCLVFLRTVTNLLVLALIGGSGYLIWYISITRSIQNDIDVLSEMAMPLCISAFNLILPIAFSIIGAVEQWERPKVELYLTMLRTISLKGVNLGVLIFFWYKNVSCTTPEDKSQYTKNSRCIGCWETFMGEEIYRLVIVDFIVSLLVTFVAEFLRSVMAKGCCKLLGSPEFEIGRNTLNLIYSQALCWLGHFYCPVLSFIQIIKLVVIFYVKRLSVMMNCVPSQKPWRAARAHTIFLGYLFCAYFMMCSSLAVSIILIKPSASCGPFRGLERPYDVILVLLDHVKEDHSIIDGILSFISSQGFIAACIVALCIGAYYLRMLGKTRYQMIGLLKHQVQLEGKDKVFLLRMYQEISKDIGGGLPSHKPLTVSDVQRDPSPNPTNPATADVSSVPVDVHQRSV